In the Gorilla gorilla gorilla isolate KB3781 chromosome 10, NHGRI_mGorGor1-v2.1_pri, whole genome shotgun sequence genome, one interval contains:
- the LOC109029062 gene encoding keratin, type II cuticular Hb6, which yields MTCGSYCGGRAFSCISACGPRPGRCCITAAPYRGISCYRGLTGGFGSHSVCGGFRAGSCGRSFGYRSGGVCGPSPPCITTVSVNESLLTPLNLEIDPNAQCVKQEEKEQIKSLNSRFAAFIDKVRFLEQQNKLLETKLQFYQNRECCQSNLEPLFEGYIETLRREAECVEADSGRLASELNHVQEVLEGYKKKYEEEVSLRATAENEFVALKKDVDFAYLRKSDLEANVEALIQEIDFLRRLYEEEIRILQSHISDTSVVVKLDNSRDLNMDCIIAEIKAQYDDIVTRSRAEAESWYRSKCEEMKATVIRHGETLRRTKEEINELNRMIQRLTAEVENAKCQNSKLEAAVAQSEQQGEAALSDARCKLAELEGALQKAKQDMACLIREYQEVMNSKLGLDIEIATYRRLLEGEEQRLCEGVGSVNVCVSSSRGGVVCGDLCASTTAPVVSTRVSSVPSNSNVVVGTTNACAPSAGVGVCGGSCKRC from the exons ATGACTTGTGGATCTTACTGTGGTGGCCGCGCCTTCAGCTGCATCTCGGCCTGCGGGCCCCGGCCCGGCCGCTGCTGCATCACCGCCGCCCCCTACCGTGGCATCTCCTGCTACCGCGGCCTCACCGGGGGCTTCGGCAGCCACAGCGTGTGCGGAGGCTTTCGGGCCGGCTCCTGCGGACGCAGCTTCGGCTACCGCTCCGGGGGCGTGTGCGGGCCCAGCCCTCCATGCATCACCACCGTGTCGGTCAACGAGAGCCTCCTCACGCCCCTCAACCTGGAGATCGACCCCAACGCGCAGTGCGTgaagcaggaggagaaggagcagatCAAGTCCCTCAACAGCAGGTTCGCGGCCTTCATCGACAAG GTGCGCTTCCTGGAGCAGCAGAACAAACTGCTGGAGACAAAGCTGCAGTTCTACCAGAACCGCGAGTGTTGCCAGAGCAACCTGGAACCCCTGTTTGAGGGCTACATCGAGACTCTGCGGCGGGAGGCCGAGTGCGTGGAGGCCGACAGCGGGAGGCTGGCCTCAGAGCTTAACCACGTGCAGGAGGTGCTGGAGGGCTACAAGAAGAA GTATGAGGAGGAGGTTTCTCTGAGAGCAACAGCTGAGAACGAGTTTGTGGCTCTGAAAAAG GATGTGGACTTCGCCTACCTCCGCAAATCAGACCTGGAGGCCAACGTGGAGGCCCTGATCCAGGAGATTGACTTCCTGAGGCGGCTGTATGAGGAG GAGATCCGCATTCTCCAGTCGCACATCTCAGACACCTCTGTGGTTGTCAAGCTGGACAACAGCCGGGACCTGAACATGGACTGCATCATTGCCGAGATCAAGGCACAGTACGATGACATTGTCACCCGCAGCCGGGCTGAGGCCGAGTCCTGGTACCGCAGCAAG TGTGAGGAGATGAAGGCCACGGTGATCAGGCATGGGGAGACCCTGCGCCGCACTAAGGAGGAGATCAACGAGCTGAACCGCATGATCCAGAGGCTGACGGCCGAGGTGGAGAATGCCAAGTGCCAG AATTCCAAGCTGGAGGCCGCGGTGGCTCAGTCTGAGCAGCAGGGTGAGGCGGCCCTCAGCGATGCCCGCTGCAAGCTGGCCGAGCTGGAGGGTGCCCTGCAGAAGGCCAAGCAGGACATGGCCTGCCTGATCAGGGAGTACCAGGAGGTGATGAACTCCAAGCTGGGCCTGGACATCGAGATCGCCACCTACAGGCGCCTGCTGGAGGGCGAGGAGCAGAG GCTGTGTGAGGGCGTCGGCTCGGTGAATGTCT GCGTCAGCAGCTCCCGCGGTGGCGTCGTCTGTGGCGATCTCTGCGCCTCCACTACTGCCCCTGTTGTCTCCACCAGAGTCAGTAGCGTCCCCAGCAACAGcaacgtggtggtgggcactacTAACGCCTGCGCCCCCTCCGCCGGGGTTGGCGTCTGCGGCGGCAGCTGTAAGAGGTGCTAG
- the LOC101136203 gene encoding keratin, type II cuticular Hb3 → MTCGFNSIGCGFRPGNFSCVSACGPRPSRCCITAAPYRGISCYRGLTGGFGSHSVCGGFRAGSCGRSFGYRSGGVCGPSPPCITTVSVNESLLTPLNLEIDPNAQCVKQEEKEQIKSLNSRFAAFIDKVRFLEQQNKLLETKLQFYQNRECCQSNLEPLFAGYIETLRREAECVEADSGRLASELNHVQEVLEGYKKKYEEEVALRATAENEFVALKKDVDCAYLRKSDLEANVEALIQEIDFLRRLYEEEIRILQSHISDTSVVVKLDNSRDLNMDCIVAEIKAQYDDIATRSRAEAESWYRSKCEEMKATVIRHGETLRRTKEEINELNRMIQRLTAEVENAKCQNSKLEAAVAQSEQQGEAALSDARCKLAELEGALQKAKQDMACLIREYQEVMNSKLGLDIEIATYRRLLEGEEQRLCEGVEAVNVCVSSSRGGVVCGDLCVSGSRPVTGSVCSAPCNGNLVVSTGLCKPCGQLNTTCGGGSCSQGRY, encoded by the exons ATGACCTGTGGCTTCAACTCCATAGGCTGTGGGTTCCGCCCTGGAAACTTCAGCTGTGTCTCTGCCTGCGGGCCCCGGCCAAGCCGCTGCTGCATCACCGCCGCCCCCTACCGCGGCATCTCCTGCTACCGCGGCCTCACCGGGGGCTTCGGCAGCCACAGCGTGTGCGGGGGCTTCCGGGCCGGCTCCTGCGGACGCAGCTTCGGCTACCGCTCCGGGGGCGTGTGCGGACCCAGCCCCCCATGCATCACCACCGTGTCGGTCAACGAGAGCCTCCTCACGCCCCTCAACCTGGAGATAGACCCCAACGCGCAGTGCGTGAAGCAGGAGGAGAAAGAGCAGATCAAGTCCCTCAACAGCAGATTCGCTGCCTTCATCGACAAG GTGCGCTTCCTGGAGCAGCAGAACAAGCTGCTGGAGACAAAGCTGCAGTTCTACCAAAATCGCGAGTGCTGCCAGAGTAACCTGGAGCCCCTGTTTGCTGGCTACATCGAGACTCTGCGGCGGGAGGCCGAGTGTGTGGAGGCTGACAGTGGGAGGCTGGCCTCAGAGCTCAACCACGTGCAGGAGGTGCTGGAGGGCTACAAGAAGAA GTATGAAGAAGAAGTAGCACTTCGAGCCACAGCAGAGAACGAGTTTGTGGCTCTAAAGAAG GATGTGGACTGCGCCTACCTCCGCAAGTCAGACCTGGAGGCCAACGTGGAGGCCCTGATCCAGGAGATTGACTTCCTGAGGCGGCTGTATGAGGAG GAGATCCGCATTCTCCAATCCCACATCTCAGACACCTCTGTGGTTGTCAAGCTGGACAACAGCCGGGACCTGAACATGGACTGCATCGTTGCCGAGATCAAGGCACAGTATGATGACATTGCCACCCGTAGCCGGGCTGAGGCCGAGTCCTGGTATCGCAGCAAG TGTGAGGAGATGAAGGCCACAGTGATCAGGCACGGGGAGACCCTGCGCCGCACCAAGGAGGAGATCAACGAGCTGAACCGCATGATCCAGAGGCTGACAGCCGAGGTGGAGAATGCCAAGTGCCAG AACTCCAAGCTGGAAGCTGCGGTGGCCCAGTCTGAGCAGCAGGGTGAGGCGGCCCTCAGTGATGCCCGCTGCAAGCTGGCCGAGCTGGAGGGCGCCCTGCAGAAGGCCAAGCAAGACATGGCCTGCCTGATCAGGGAGTACCAGGAGGTGATGAACTCCAAGCTAGGCCTGGACATCGAGATCGCCACCTACAGGCGCCTGCTGGAGGGCGAGGAGCAGAG GCTGTGTGAAGGTGTTGAAGCTGTGAATGTCT GTGTCAGCAGCTCCCGGGGTGGGGTTGTGTGCGGGGACCTCTGCGTGTCGGGCTCCCGGCCGGTGACAGGCAGCGTCTGCAGTGCCCCCTGCAATGGGAACCTGGTGGTGAGCACTGGTTTGTGCAAGCCCTGTGGCCAGCTGAACACCACCTGTGGAGGGGGCTCCTGCAGCCAGGGGAGGTATTAA